One Solirubrobacter pauli DNA segment encodes these proteins:
- a CDS encoding TatD family hydrolase — MTLLPPIDAHAHIQTGVSARDIAGLKAFVVAVTRERKEWGPALRRTDRLAVWGVGVHPGLPVEISDFDQAAFGEAVERACFVGEIGLDGKSKASMDSQRHVLTQILEVVAARPRPTTIHSAAASGPVLNALRERPIRAPILHWWRGSEKQTREAVELGCYFSINGAEVRRPKVLSLLPPERVLTETDFPYSRRSDPTATQPAAVGSTERALMQNWGLDELALRRLLWQNLAELFDRCDLTERVPSAVQEAMLAAGFR, encoded by the coding sequence TATTGCAGGACTCAAAGCGTTCGTCGTGGCCGTGACCCGAGAACGCAAGGAATGGGGCCCAGCCCTGCGACGAACTGATCGCCTCGCTGTGTGGGGCGTCGGGGTTCATCCGGGGCTTCCGGTCGAAATCTCGGATTTCGATCAGGCCGCCTTCGGCGAGGCAGTCGAGCGGGCCTGCTTCGTCGGAGAGATCGGTCTCGACGGCAAGTCCAAGGCAAGCATGGACTCGCAGCGGCACGTGCTGACACAGATCCTTGAGGTCGTCGCTGCGCGACCGCGGCCGACCACCATTCACAGCGCCGCCGCGTCAGGACCCGTGCTCAACGCACTTCGTGAGCGCCCTATCCGTGCGCCCATCCTCCATTGGTGGCGCGGCAGCGAAAAGCAGACACGAGAGGCCGTCGAACTCGGCTGCTATTTCTCGATCAACGGCGCCGAGGTGAGGCGGCCCAAGGTCCTCTCGCTGCTACCTCCCGAACGCGTCCTTACCGAGACCGACTTCCCGTACTCGCGGCGTTCAGACCCGACCGCAACGCAGCCCGCCGCAGTCGGTTCTACTGAACGGGCGCTGATGCAGAACTGGGGTCTGGACGAGCTGGCACTCCGCCGGCTGCTGTGGCAGAACCTCGCTGAGCTGTTCGATCGCTGCGACCTGACGGAGCGCGTCCCATCGGCCGTTCAGGAAGCGATGCTCGCAGCTGGTTTTCGGTAG